atttcacatttaatTGAGATTTGAACGATTTTTTacgcaaaaaaaatataaagaacCCACttgcttataaaaaaaaaaggtgcatAATTGTTCGATACAAACGATTCCTAAACTAAGTCGATGAATTACTTCTCTCAACAAAGACAACTTTTGGTAATAAGACTTGAAAATTCGTCTACTAAGGAAAATTGGCAGTTAAGGAAACAACTAAAGCAGTTgcagagaaaactgaaaaagaaacagTCTTGAACAGCACTCGAACTCAGAACCGTGCAATTGCACCGAACTCTGCTCTGCCATTGAGCGACCAAGACTTCCGGAGGGTGGCTCATTCCGAGGTTGTTTTGAGTTGCCCACAAGAGATGTAAATAGGACAGACAGTATATGAAATGTCAAATCTATGACAATTCATATTGCTCTCGGAAGATGCAACACGATCTAAAAAATGAACAGCTCTCGGATGGCTTGATAGCTCAATGGCGGCGCAGAGTGCAATGCAATTGCATGACCAAGGGTTAGAGTCCTGtccaagcctggatttttttcGGCTTTCCTTGAACTGCTCAAGTTCCGCTTTTTAATGGTTTAATACTGTCAGAAATATGTAAAAGGAAAATCAATTTAAGGTTTTATAAGCGAAGTGGGTTCTCAATGTTATGAAAAAGTCATTGCATGCAAGGGCCAACCACTGAGTTGACGAGAAAGTaatcttttaaaaatatatgcatttaaatgttaaatttcaaaaatataaaaagaagaagaaaaagaataaatCTGAGAAAATATAATATTACATGGGGGATATAAGATTATATTTTACAATGGTATATCCCACGTAAAATCCAACGTGACgaacaaattgaaaaactttGCAAACTGTGCTTGGCCCAGACGATGACTGTGCATTGTTGGTTGCGGGAAGCTCGTCTATTTCTTCTGTAATAAACGGTCCTAAAATTGAAAGATATTAGAAGGACAAACAGAGATGAGAGTCTTGAAATATTTCTATTATCTTCGTTATTTAACTTCTTAGATAAAAGCAATGCACAGCTAAACTTCGTCAGGCCAAAGCTTGTAAATAACAACATGCTTTATGAACAGCTGAAAGTTAATTATTGTATACAAATAGTTGTCGCAGGAAACAGCAGGATTGTTTATCTTAATGTCAAATTTACATTAAAAGTCCTCCCTATTCTGCAATTGGCTAGAATTGGTTCAATTCTCGTTTTCAGTTCTTTGGTAATATGAAATCCGCAAACTCACCGTTATCGCCATTTTCAGTTTTCTGGGTTTCCTCACATTTGTGAGCATCCTTTTGATATTGCTGGCTCTGATTATCGCCCAACGCTCCAGTCACTTTCTCGAGACTCTTTCTTTGTGTCTTTATGACTAAGTCTCTCTAAAGTTTGAAAAACTATGTATTTAGTGCTTGAAGCTTTCTAATATCACCGAAAATCACAATTCACACGCTTTATGCGCCATGATTCTCGACTATTTGAGACTATCGAAGGCTTGCGAAACACAAGGCAACAACCATAGAAAATGAGTTCCAATGAATACCCTTCCGTTCATTATAAACAGCAATTAATTAACTTCAATTAACTTCTCCTTTAATCCAAAGACGAAGTTGTTAAATTACTTGTTCAAACCGACTAAAGGCCAAGAAAAGGATTTTCATGCGATCTTAATACCAAAGCGTTTTCCAGGCTGCCATTTCATTCGATccaaatgaaaaaggaaaaagaaaaacacgaacCTGACATAATTGTTCTTTTAGGACTCTTATCTGTTCTTTAAGTTCAGCTATGTCGTTTACATTGTCTGAAACACTGTTAACATCATCTGCTTCATAATTTCGCATTTCATCCCAGACCGGCGCTGACGTTAAGCGGggacaatttttcaaagtttcaacTGAACATGGTACTTGATCTCCTGTGCTTTCCATTTCACCGTGAACAGGAGCTGATGTAGTGGGCTTGACAGTCTCGacctcgttgagacattctggttcagtTTTCACTggatttggtacttgatcactcgaACTCTCCGTTTCATCCTGAACGGGAGCTGATATGATGGGCTCGACAGTCTCGCCCTCGTTGAGGCACTCGGGTTCAGCTTCCTTAGGAATTGCTACTTGGTCACTTGTACCCtccatttcatcctgaactggagctaaTGTGAT
This genomic stretch from Acropora muricata isolate sample 2 chromosome 5, ASM3666990v1, whole genome shotgun sequence harbors:
- the LOC136917168 gene encoding uncharacterized protein codes for the protein MRNYEADDVNSVSDNVNDIAELKEQIRVLKEQLCQRDLVIKTQRKSLEKVTGALGDNQSQQYQKDAHKCEETQKTENGDNGPFITEEIDELPATNNAQSSSGPSTVCKVFQFVRHVGFYVGYTIVKYNLISPM